The following proteins are encoded in a genomic region of Magallana gigas chromosome 1, xbMagGiga1.1, whole genome shotgun sequence:
- the LOC105337019 gene encoding uncharacterized protein isoform X2, producing the protein MKMLTCIHGKRLMKITDRQWIWYCIVGYIGNINILFSLGHLLNYCVIPVQERWGITIFELSFVSSKTALSSKTPTSGTLYMKIYNCLK; encoded by the exons ATGAAAATGTTAACGTGTATTCATGGGAAAAGGTTAATGAAGATAACTGACAG GCAATGGATTTGGTATTGCATTGTTGGCTACATTGGCAACATCAATATTCTCTTCAGTCTCGGACATCTGCTGAACTACTGTGTAATCCCTGTCCAG GAACGCTGGGGTATCACAA TATTTGAACTCTCATTTGTGTCCTCTAAGACAGCTTTGTCCTCTAAGACACCAACTTCAGGAACCTTgtacatgaaaatatataactGCTT AAAATGA
- the LOC136269821 gene encoding zinc finger protein 862-like, whose translation MDAIKHVKTVNTLETNVKGIYKYYHGSPKRRREIKAVANIIDTDLANIPDVKEVRWLASQSKGLLALKSNLGVIVMHLSEAATRTDIYAGAAKNYLNNLKNANMLKTMFLLLDILDILANLSKFFQTENLLVVEVAPEVEASLLKLLALKTHPGPNMKEFLELYDPHEKQFGDIKLIGICNPVDFSVDVTTREMISSVVDYIEKRFAVFNESPLKEFTVFDFMKWPTNREELSTYGIETLADHFSSLFSAEEREKKFE comes from the exons ATGGATGCCATTAAACATGTAAAAACTGTAAATACATTGGAAACCAATGTGAAAGGTATATACAAATACTACCATGGTTCTCCAAAAAGAAGGAGAGAAATTAAAGCTGTTGCAAATATCATTGACACAGATTTGGCTAACATTCCAGATGTGAAGGAG GTGAGATGGCTTGCCAGTCAATCAAAGGGTCTGCTTGCTTTGAAATCCAATCTTGGTGTTATAGTGATGCATCTGAGTGAAGCAGCCACAAGAACGGATATATATGCAGGAGCTGCAAAGAATTACTTGAATAACTTGAAAAATGCTAACATGTTGAAGACCATGTTCTTGTTGCTagatattttggatatattAGCAAATTTATCTAAG ttcttCCAAACTGAGAATCTGCTAGTTGTAGAGGTAGCACCTGAAGTAGAGGCTTCCCTTTTGAAACTTCTGGCTTTGAAAACTCACCCAGGACCCAACATGAAGGAATTTCTTGAGTTATATGATCCTCATGAGAAACAATTTGGTGACATAAAGCTTATTGGGATTTGTAACCCTGTTGATTTTTCTGTAGATGTGACAACCAGAGAAATGATTTCCAGTGTTGTAGATTACATAGAAAAAAG ATTTGCTGTCTTTAATGAGAGCCCTCTGAAGGAGTTTACAGTTTTTGACTTCATGAAATGGCCAACCAACAGAGAAGAACTCAGCACATATGGAATTGAAACACTTGCTGaccatttttcttctttattctCTGCTgaggaaagagaaaaaaaatttgaatga
- the LOC105337019 gene encoding uncharacterized protein isoform X1, whose product MKMLTCIHGKRLMKITDRQWIWYCIVGYIGNINILFSLGHLLNYCVIPVQERWGITSIPDFNCPNLSLQKMRAVLCYLLSEVIRSEDRK is encoded by the exons ATGAAAATGTTAACGTGTATTCATGGGAAAAGGTTAATGAAGATAACTGACAG GCAATGGATTTGGTATTGCATTGTTGGCTACATTGGCAACATCAATATTCTCTTCAGTCTCGGACATCTGCTGAACTACTGTGTAATCCCTGTCCAG GAACGCTGGGGTATCACAA GTATACCAGACTTTAATTGTCCAAATTTATCATTGCAGAAAATGAGAGCTGTTCTCTGCTACTTGCTATCTGAAGTGATAAG ATCAGAAGATCGAAAGTGA